The Myxococcaceae bacterium JPH2 genome has a window encoding:
- a CDS encoding heme ABC transporter ATP-binding protein, translating to MSLVARDVEVRRGARVTLRHMSLELHPGELVAVVGPNGAGKSTLLSVLAGEQATSMGEVRMEGRPLSSWLPRERARRLAVLPQEASLGFGFLAREVVLLGRSPHLGGGTGEDDTRVALATLDATGTRHLAERSYLTLSGGERQRVQLARVLAQLWDAPAQGPCYLLLDEPTASLDLAHQHLVLEEALRFAQSGGSVLAILHDLNLAARYAHRLAVLAGGRLVALGTPAEVLQPALISETFGVRVEVLERPGAPGPLVVPAAAAVRPR from the coding sequence ATGAGCCTCGTTGCTCGCGATGTGGAGGTCCGCCGAGGCGCCCGCGTCACCCTGCGCCACATGTCACTGGAGCTACATCCTGGCGAGCTCGTCGCCGTGGTGGGCCCCAATGGCGCGGGCAAGTCCACGCTGCTGTCGGTGCTGGCTGGAGAGCAGGCGACGTCCATGGGCGAGGTGCGGATGGAGGGCCGCCCCTTGTCGTCATGGCTCCCGCGCGAGCGCGCGCGAAGGCTGGCGGTGCTGCCCCAAGAGGCCTCGCTGGGCTTCGGCTTCCTGGCGCGCGAGGTGGTGCTGCTCGGCCGCAGTCCGCACCTCGGCGGCGGCACGGGCGAGGACGACACGCGCGTGGCGCTGGCGACGTTGGATGCGACGGGCACACGTCACCTCGCGGAGCGCTCGTACCTCACGCTGTCGGGAGGAGAGCGCCAGCGCGTGCAGTTGGCTCGCGTGCTGGCCCAGCTCTGGGACGCGCCCGCGCAAGGCCCGTGCTACCTGCTGCTCGACGAGCCGACGGCGAGCCTGGACCTGGCGCACCAGCACCTCGTGTTGGAAGAAGCGCTGCGCTTCGCTCAGTCGGGTGGGTCGGTGCTGGCCATCCTCCATGACTTGAACCTCGCCGCGCGTTACGCGCACCGGCTCGCGGTCCTGGCTGGGGGGCGGCTCGTCGCGCTGGGCACGCCGGCGGAGGTGCTCCAGCCCGCGCTCATCTCCGAGACCTTCGGCGTCCGGGTCGAGGTGCTCGAACGCCCTGGTGCTCCCGGGCCGCTCGTCGTGCCCGCTGCTGCCGCCGTCCGCCCTCGCTGA
- a CDS encoding EamA family transporter, with protein sequence MLKRHPNPEVGVVSVIAVSLVGGGVWALGLHGPAFASSRGVAWTLAAGVFETVYLASLARALRHAPLGIAYTVSRGGAMLWVWPVSVLWLGETVSVWTVSGAVTIGLGLLLMQLARPTGPVATGVAWAAVAAVCIASYHLSYKLALGAGTQPPALFSLSMCVALPMLVGERVHRLGWRVFRQEALASPARVVAAGIVCTLSFAFMLIALSRTGAGAVMTLRNTSIAFALGLAALQGERLGRRQLAGAGLVAVGTVLLGWPG encoded by the coding sequence ATGCTCAAGCGTCACCCGAATCCCGAGGTGGGCGTGGTGAGCGTCATCGCCGTGTCCCTCGTGGGCGGCGGCGTGTGGGCGCTCGGGCTTCACGGTCCCGCGTTCGCGTCCTCGCGCGGTGTGGCGTGGACGTTGGCCGCGGGCGTCTTCGAGACCGTCTATCTCGCGTCGCTTGCGCGGGCGCTGCGTCACGCGCCGCTGGGCATCGCGTACACGGTGTCGCGCGGTGGGGCCATGTTGTGGGTGTGGCCCGTGTCCGTGTTGTGGCTGGGGGAGACCGTCTCGGTGTGGACCGTGTCGGGCGCCGTCACCATCGGCCTGGGCCTGTTGCTCATGCAGCTCGCGCGGCCCACGGGCCCCGTGGCCACGGGCGTGGCGTGGGCGGCCGTGGCCGCGGTGTGCATCGCCAGCTATCACCTGTCCTACAAGCTGGCGCTGGGCGCGGGCACCCAACCTCCCGCCCTCTTCAGCCTCTCCATGTGCGTGGCGCTGCCCATGTTGGTGGGCGAGCGCGTTCACCGGCTGGGCTGGCGCGTCTTCCGTCAAGAAGCGCTGGCGAGCCCCGCGCGGGTGGTGGCCGCGGGCATCGTGTGCACGCTGTCCTTCGCCTTCATGCTGATTGCGCTCTCGCGCACGGGGGCGGGCGCGGTGATGACCCTGCGCAACACCTCCATCGCCTTCGCGCTGGGGCTCGCGGCGTTGCAGGGCGAGCGCCTCGGGCGCCGACAGCTCGCCGGCGCGGGGCTCGTCGCGGTGGGCACGGTGCTGCTCGGCTGGCCCGGGTGA
- a CDS encoding iron ABC transporter permease translates to MSVPDVAPAPSWGHRARGSLGPGLSWAVLGGLLGGVFLLGIAVGAVPVPPASLVGSVLAALGVDTAHRLEPVQEAVLLSIRLPRALLGMLVGAVLALSGAALQALFRNPLVDPGLLGTTGGASVGAVTAILLDAVLASHLGPLRALSVPAAAFLGALIATVLAYRLGLRGGRTEGPRVLLAGVAISAGASACVGLLISVATDAQLRSITFWNLGSLGGASWEAVRVAVIPLGAALVLLLSEGSRLNLLMLGEREARHLGVDVERLQRRLILAAALGVGAAVAFTGTIGFVGLVVPSLLRLVLGPDNRRLLGASALMGAALLVGADVVARTVVAPLELPIGALTSALGAPAFIVLLARGGGRA, encoded by the coding sequence ATGAGCGTTCCGGACGTGGCGCCGGCCCCGTCCTGGGGGCACCGCGCGCGAGGCTCCCTCGGGCCCGGCCTCTCGTGGGCCGTGCTCGGGGGGCTGTTGGGCGGAGTGTTCCTCCTGGGCATCGCGGTGGGGGCGGTGCCCGTGCCGCCCGCGTCGCTGGTGGGCTCGGTGTTGGCGGCGCTGGGCGTGGACACGGCGCACCGCTTGGAGCCGGTGCAGGAGGCGGTGCTGCTCTCCATCCGGCTGCCCCGCGCGCTGCTGGGGATGTTGGTGGGCGCGGTCCTCGCGCTCAGCGGGGCCGCGCTCCAGGCGCTGTTCCGCAACCCGCTGGTCGACCCGGGGCTCCTGGGGACGACGGGGGGCGCGTCGGTGGGCGCGGTGACCGCCATCCTCCTGGACGCGGTCCTCGCCTCGCACCTGGGGCCGCTGCGCGCGTTGTCGGTCCCCGCGGCGGCCTTCCTGGGCGCGCTGATCGCCACCGTCCTCGCGTACCGCCTGGGCCTGCGGGGTGGGCGCACCGAGGGGCCGCGTGTGCTGCTCGCGGGCGTGGCCATCTCCGCGGGCGCCAGCGCGTGCGTGGGGTTGCTCATCTCCGTGGCCACGGACGCGCAGCTTCGCTCCATCACCTTCTGGAACCTGGGCAGTCTGGGCGGGGCGTCGTGGGAGGCGGTGCGCGTGGCGGTGATTCCCCTCGGGGCCGCGCTCGTCCTTCTCCTGAGCGAGGGCTCGCGCCTCAACCTGCTGATGCTGGGCGAGCGCGAGGCACGTCACCTGGGCGTGGATGTGGAGCGGCTTCAGCGCCGACTCATCCTCGCGGCCGCGCTGGGCGTGGGCGCGGCGGTGGCGTTCACGGGCACCATCGGCTTCGTGGGGCTCGTGGTGCCGTCGCTCTTGCGGCTCGTGCTGGGGCCGGACAATCGGCGACTGCTCGGAGCCTCGGCCTTGATGGGCGCCGCGCTGCTCGTGGGGGCGGACGTGGTGGCTCGCACGGTGGTGGCGCCGCTGGAGCTGCCCATTGGCGCGCTGACGTCGGCGCTGGGCGCTCCGGCCTTCATCGTGCTGCTCGCGCGGGGCGGAGGTCGCGCATGA
- a CDS encoding tetratricopeptide repeat protein, which translates to MTRAGVLVLQLLTAQAPAPEASPPERPAAEAARPDKLPDDPDALYKLGTAFLAQNQPRRAVAPFTKLVGLTPDGIPARVALARALRLSGDAEKSRAVLDSAIASFPEEATLRAERGLLARLLDEKDVAIAQYAVATELSPKDAELRFNLGEALESAGRTDDAIEAYREALKLDGALNVARINLGKALADKGLTGEAKEMLREALRQKATDAEAHYNLGTLLMRDNDLAGAVAEYQAALAADPKHARAHNNLGVVLDEQGNHRKATESFSRAIALDPKYAEAHFNLGLAYFQLGENARATKAFEKALLLEPRRSSGPYTQLGQLYLAQGKKTQAVEAFKKAIEKSTEDGKKTPEAYQGLARSYLSLGKVDDAVATLKTAVDAFPNEAGAHSAYGDALKAKGDLDGAIAQYEAGVKLSPTPENRLALAEAYSRKHVAAKARPLYEAMLAEDPNHRAAKLGLADLLLAMGDYAAAETLLKVKDGEEPDTAALSRLGILHSRRQRPDLAVPELEAVVAKDPAQLEARAELGFLYFRGGDEQKAVRVLSDVLAVEPRNALGLLYLGHALYRQGKAKDAEKSFRGAVQVDPGLGEAHFALGQLLEATGKTDEARKEYETTLLLQANHADAKLALKKLGAATPP; encoded by the coding sequence ATGACGAGAGCCGGCGTCCTAGTCCTCCAGCTGCTCACCGCCCAGGCCCCTGCCCCCGAGGCCTCTCCGCCGGAACGTCCCGCGGCGGAGGCCGCCCGTCCGGACAAGCTGCCGGATGACCCGGACGCGCTCTACAAGCTGGGCACGGCGTTCCTGGCGCAGAATCAGCCGCGCCGCGCGGTGGCGCCCTTCACCAAGTTGGTGGGACTGACGCCGGACGGCATCCCCGCGCGCGTGGCATTGGCGCGGGCGCTGCGGCTGTCGGGTGATGCGGAGAAGTCTCGCGCGGTGCTGGACTCGGCCATCGCGAGCTTCCCCGAGGAAGCCACGCTGCGCGCCGAGCGCGGCCTGTTGGCCCGACTGCTGGACGAGAAGGACGTGGCCATCGCGCAGTACGCGGTGGCCACCGAGCTGTCCCCCAAGGACGCCGAGCTGCGCTTCAACCTGGGCGAGGCCCTGGAGAGCGCGGGCCGCACCGACGACGCCATCGAGGCGTACCGCGAGGCGCTCAAGCTGGATGGCGCGCTCAACGTGGCGCGCATCAACCTGGGCAAGGCCCTGGCCGACAAGGGCCTGACGGGCGAGGCCAAGGAGATGCTGCGCGAGGCCCTGCGCCAGAAGGCCACGGACGCCGAGGCCCACTACAACCTGGGCACGCTGCTCATGCGGGACAACGACCTCGCGGGCGCGGTGGCCGAGTACCAGGCCGCCCTCGCGGCGGACCCCAAGCACGCGCGCGCCCACAACAACCTGGGCGTGGTGCTGGACGAGCAGGGCAACCACCGCAAGGCCACTGAGTCGTTCTCGCGGGCCATCGCGTTGGATCCGAAGTACGCCGAGGCGCACTTCAACCTGGGGCTCGCGTACTTCCAGCTCGGAGAGAACGCGCGCGCGACCAAGGCCTTCGAGAAGGCGCTGCTGTTGGAGCCCCGGCGCTCCAGCGGGCCGTACACGCAGCTCGGACAGCTCTACCTCGCGCAGGGAAAGAAGACGCAGGCGGTGGAGGCCTTCAAGAAGGCCATCGAGAAGAGCACCGAGGACGGGAAGAAGACGCCCGAGGCGTACCAGGGCTTGGCGCGCTCCTACTTGTCGCTGGGCAAGGTGGATGACGCGGTGGCCACGCTCAAGACCGCCGTGGACGCCTTCCCGAACGAGGCCGGAGCGCACTCGGCCTATGGCGACGCGCTGAAGGCCAAGGGCGACCTGGACGGCGCCATCGCGCAGTACGAGGCGGGCGTGAAGCTGTCGCCCACGCCGGAGAATCGGCTGGCGCTGGCCGAGGCGTACTCGCGCAAGCACGTGGCGGCCAAGGCACGGCCTCTCTACGAGGCGATGCTGGCCGAGGATCCGAACCACCGCGCGGCGAAGCTGGGGCTGGCGGATCTGCTCCTGGCCATGGGCGACTACGCCGCCGCCGAGACGCTGCTGAAGGTGAAGGACGGCGAGGAGCCGGACACCGCGGCGCTCTCGCGGCTGGGCATCTTGCACTCGCGGCGCCAGCGCCCCGACCTCGCGGTCCCCGAGCTGGAAGCCGTGGTGGCCAAGGACCCCGCGCAGTTGGAGGCGCGCGCGGAGCTGGGCTTCCTCTACTTCCGCGGCGGAGATGAGCAGAAGGCCGTGCGCGTGCTGAGCGACGTGCTGGCGGTGGAGCCTCGCAACGCGCTGGGCCTCTTGTACCTGGGGCACGCGCTGTACCGGCAAGGCAAGGCGAAGGACGCGGAGAAGTCCTTCCGAGGCGCCGTGCAGGTAGACCCGGGACTCGGCGAGGCGCACTTCGCGCTGGGCCAGCTGCTGGAGGCCACCGGCAAGACGGACGAGGCGCGCAAGGAGTACGAGACCACGCTGCTCCTCCAGGCGAACCACGCCGACGCGAAGCTGGCCCTCAAGAAGCTGGGCGCGGCCACGCCTCCCTGA
- a CDS encoding ABC transporter substrate-binding protein produces the protein MSRATVGRWLALCLVAMAPVALAAEPAEPRWVSVGPAITETVIALGQGARLVGVDDMSMAVPGVAGARRVGYQRALSAEGLLSLRPTRVVATEEAGPPTVLEQLRGAGVDVVIVPNTPTVEATRRRIREVARLLGRVEQGEALVTSMNRELEQAATRSKSAARRPRVLALYARGAGNWMVAGGGTAADQLIQLAGGVNTVAAWTGTRPLTQEAVVEAAPDFILLPEGSLPLAGGVEGLARVPGLSLVKDWRVVTVEDVHFMGLGPRLGTAVNQLGERLQAPAPARRAP, from the coding sequence ATGAGCCGCGCGACGGTGGGGCGCTGGCTGGCGCTGTGCCTCGTCGCGATGGCTCCGGTGGCGCTGGCCGCTGAGCCCGCCGAGCCTCGCTGGGTGTCGGTGGGTCCCGCCATCACGGAGACGGTCATCGCGTTGGGGCAAGGCGCGCGGCTCGTGGGTGTGGATGACATGAGCATGGCGGTGCCTGGGGTGGCGGGCGCGCGGCGCGTGGGCTATCAGCGCGCGCTGTCGGCCGAGGGGCTGCTGTCGCTGCGTCCGACTCGGGTGGTGGCCACCGAGGAGGCCGGTCCCCCCACGGTGCTGGAACAGTTGCGCGGAGCGGGCGTGGACGTGGTCATCGTGCCCAACACGCCCACCGTGGAGGCGACGCGTCGGCGCATCCGCGAGGTGGCTCGACTGCTGGGTCGCGTCGAGCAGGGCGAGGCGCTCGTCACCTCGATGAACCGTGAGCTGGAGCAGGCCGCGACTCGGAGCAAGAGTGCGGCTCGGCGTCCGCGCGTGTTGGCGCTCTATGCGCGCGGCGCTGGCAACTGGATGGTCGCGGGTGGTGGGACGGCGGCGGATCAGCTCATCCAACTGGCGGGCGGCGTGAACACCGTTGCCGCGTGGACGGGCACTCGGCCGCTGACACAAGAGGCGGTGGTCGAGGCCGCGCCTGACTTCATCCTGCTGCCCGAGGGTTCGCTGCCGCTCGCCGGAGGGGTCGAGGGGCTGGCGCGAGTGCCGGGCCTGTCGCTCGTGAAGGACTGGCGCGTGGTGACGGTGGAGGATGTTCACTTCATGGGGCTGGGGCCTCGCCTGGGCACGGCGGTGAACCAGTTGGGAGAGCGGCTGCAAGCCCCGGCTCCCGCGCGGCGCGCGCCATGA